The window CGCTGACTGTTACGTGCGGATGTGACGATCGAGGCAGGAATAAATCCTGCGTGTGGATAGACGGCGTGCCCTTTTCTTGCTATACATTGACACAGTGATGGTTATGGCGGGTTATCATGGGCTAAGTAAGCGCCATTCAGGACTGGCCCTGATTTTTTCATACCGAATCCGAGGCGCGCGCCCCTTGAGATCGCGCGCGTTCGTGTGTATAATGCGGCGGGGATTCTACTCTCGATGAGCACTGCTGACAGCGAACTCTGGCGGCGCGCCCTGAACGCAATCCCGGGAGGAGTCAATTCACCTGTCCGGGCATTCGGCGCCGTGGGCGGCGAACCGTTCTTCGTCGCCTCAGCGCGCGGGAGCAGGCTGCGCGCCACGGATGGCCGCGAACTCCTGGACTATGTCTGCTCCTGGGGGCCGCTCATACTCGGCCACGCGCACCCGGTCGTCCTCGCCGCGCTGGAAGAGGCGATACGGCGCGGGACGACCTACGGCGCTCCCACGCCCGGCGAGGTGGCGTTTGCCGAGACGATCATAAAGGCGTTCCCTTCGATCGAGAAGGTTCGCCTGACAAGTTCGGGGACCGAGGCGGCAATGTCGGCGATCCGCCTCGCGCGCGGCTTCACCGGGAGAGACAGAATCATCAAATTCGCCGGCTGCTACCACGGACACGCCGACGGCCTCCTCGCCAGGGCGGGGTCAGGGATGGCCACATTCGGTATCCCCGACAGCGCCGGCGTGCCGTCGTCTTTCGCCCGTGAGACCATCGTCCTCTCCTACAATGACCCGCGCGCCGTGGAATCCACCATGGGGAGGGAAGGCGACTCCATTGCATGCATTATTGTCGAACCGATCGCCGGGAATATGGGGGTTGTTCCCCCCCTGGAGGGCTTTCTCCAGAAGCTCAGGGAGCTGACGTGCACGCACGGCACCCTGCTTATTTTTGACGAGGTCATCACAGGTTTCCGCGTCGCCTACGGCGGCGCGCAGGAGCTCTACGGCGCCACTCCCGACCTCACCGTGCTCGGCAAAATCATCGGCGGAGGCCTGCCCATAGGAGCATTCGGCGGACGGAAGGAGGTCATGGAATTCCTCGCCCCTGAGGGCCAGGTCTACCAGGCGGGCACGCTGTCAGGAAACCCCCTCGCGGTGGCGGCGGGAACGGCGACACTCGCCCTCCTCTCACCTCAGAAGCTGTACGCGCAGCTTGAAGAAAAGACGGCACAGCTCGCCGAGGGGCTCACGCGCGCATGCCGGGAGGCGGGGATTCCCTGTTTTGTCTCGCGCGTGGGCTCGATGTTCACCCTTTTCTTCCGCGAGGGCCCCGTCACCGACTGGGAGTCGGCTCAGCAGTCCGATCCCACACGGTACGC is drawn from Candidatus Auribacterota bacterium and contains these coding sequences:
- the hemL gene encoding glutamate-1-semialdehyde 2,1-aminomutase — protein: MSTADSELWRRALNAIPGGVNSPVRAFGAVGGEPFFVASARGSRLRATDGRELLDYVCSWGPLILGHAHPVVLAALEEAIRRGTTYGAPTPGEVAFAETIIKAFPSIEKVRLTSSGTEAAMSAIRLARGFTGRDRIIKFAGCYHGHADGLLARAGSGMATFGIPDSAGVPSSFARETIVLSYNDPRAVESTMGREGDSIACIIVEPIAGNMGVVPPLEGFLQKLRELTCTHGTLLIFDEVITGFRVAYGGAQELYGATPDLTVLGKIIGGGLPIGAFGGRKEVMEFLAPEGQVYQAGTLSGNPLAVAAGTATLALLSPQKLYAQLEEKTAQLAEGLTRACREAGIPCFVSRVGSMFTLFFREGPVTDWESAQQSDPTRYARFFHAMLDRGVFFPPSKFESCFLSAAHTDRDIQMTIAAARESLPAIK